A genome region from Setaria italica strain Yugu1 chromosome III, Setaria_italica_v2.0, whole genome shotgun sequence includes the following:
- the LOC101783067 gene encoding glutathione S-transferase 4, whose amino-acid sequence MWVGQLGTQRNYASNDDTQAMVNAGFTWLRLEGIQFLVPFLPSHGQISSLVDCPAGAQHSEQRSTHRSKNCHCCRAASTDLIPQKRSPDQRFRGAAAAAMAAANKAVKVYGWAVSPYVARALLALEEAGVEYELVPMSRDAGDQKIGGHVPETRFGQVPVLEDGDLTLFESRAIARHVLRKHKPELLGGGSLEQSAMVDVWLEVEAHQHHPAAGAIVMQCLITPLIGGERDQAVVDENAGKLRAVFEIYEARLSRSRYLAGDFVSAADLSHFPLMRYFMATEYAAMVEALPHVRAWWEDLAARPAARKVAELMPLDFGLSKKDEQ is encoded by the exons ATGTGGGTTGGTCAACTAGGGACGCAACGCAACTACGCAAGCAATGACGACACGCAAGCAATGGTAAACGCAGGTTTTACTTGGCTGCGGCTGGAAGGTATCCAATTCCTGGTTCCCTTTCTTCCCAGCCACGGTCAAATCTCCTCACTGGTGGACTGCCCAGCGGGAGCCCAGCATAGCGAGCAGAGAAGCACACATCGATCCAAAAATTGCCACTGCTGCCGTGCTGCGTCGACTGATTTGATCCCTCAGAAGCGTTCGCCGGATCAGAGATTCAGAggagccgccgcggcggcgatggcggcggctaATAAGGCGGTGAAGGTGTACGGGTGGGCGGTGTCGCCGTACGTGGCGCGGGCGCTGCTGGCCCtggaggaggccggcgtggaGTACGAGCTCGTCCCCATGAGCCGCGACGCCGGCGACCAAAAAATAGGGGGGCATGTGCCAGAAAC CCGGTTTGGGCAGGTGCCGGTTCTTGAGGACGGCGACCTCACGCTCTTCG AATCCCGCGCGATTGCAAGGCACGTTCTCCGCAAGCACAAGCCGGAGCTCCTGGGGGGCGGCAGCCTCGAGCAGTCCGCCATGGTGGACGtgtggctggaggtggaggcgcaccagcaccacccggcggcgggcgccatcGTGATGCAGTGCCTCATCACGCCCCTGATCGGCGGCGAGCGGGACCAGGCGGTCGTCGACGAGAACGCCGGCAAGCTCCGGGCGGTGTTCGAGATCTACGAGGCGCGGCTGAGCCGGAGCAGGTACCTCGCCGGcgacttcgtcagcgccgccgACCTCAGCCACTTCCCGCTCATGCGCTACTTCATGGCCACTGAGTACGCCGCGATGGTGGAGGCGCTGCCGCACGTCAGGGCGTGGTGGGAGGAcctcgccgcccggccggcggccaggaAGGTGGCGGAGCTCATGCCGCTGGATTTTGGGCTGTCCAAGAAAGATGAGCAGTGA